cGTACTTACATTATTGCGAAATCAAATTCTTTCTGATTTTGCTGAATATGCTCACCTTTCATAATTATCATTACCAGGTGGCAAAGGTCCGACGTTTGTCTTCCAAGGAAAGGGTTGGCACTTGGctcattattaatttgtagAATATACTTAACTCATGTTGAGTTAAACGATTCTCTTTCGGCTCACTCCTTTTCAACCGTCCTGAATTTCAAAAACCTCTTCGTCTTTGCCTTTGCTACATAAACTACAACAAAACATTTTCTTTACTCACCTCACCTATTTCCTATAGGTCGGGTTAATAAACGAGCTAGTAGGCGGCTTGTAAAGCGGGTTGACTCCGGTGCAGTCCTCAGCCCCTATGTTGGTGTATTGCGGGTCCATGAGGGGCAgcggcggggcgcgcgcgcggTACGCCAGGTAccccgccgctgccgccgtcgccgccacGAAACCGATGATGCCCAGGATCACGGGTATTGTTACTGCGGAGAGAATTGTGATGAGTATccagagagagagagaggggTATTGTTACTGCGGAAAGGTTTGGGATGAGTATCTGGAGAAAGAGATTATGGGGATGACCCTACACTGATGTATTGGGCCATAATTAGTGCTGGACATGTTTTACAGTGGACTATTTAGGTTCTGTGTGTTTATTTGTGTGTTGAGGCTTTTAGTATTTCGTTGGATTTAGACCATCACGGACCTGATGGCCAACGAGAGGTGTTATAATTTGGGGTGAAGAATAGATCATGTTTTGTACAAATTTGTAGCAGAATGACGACAAAATTGTTAACAAACAGTGCTAACTGCAACTGGTACGAAACCAAATGTATACCCAGCAATGATATTAAATGGGTCAATCTACAAATATTTGAATGTTTAAGTTCCTAAACGCTCCAAACATAATCAAAACGTATTCTTAGATAgaactaataataatgttattagaAGCTCCGCTAATTATTATCTCAGCAGGAATGCAACAGATCCATTACAAACAAACATAGACAGCCACACACACAACACTCGTAATGAAAGCGACAGTATTGCATATTTATGAACACGCTGTATACACAGACGGGACCGCACCGCAAGTCCACAACTGTGCAAACAAAGcagatgaaaaaatatacttcgCTTAGACTTCATTAAGAATACTTGAGACCGAATTTGTGAAAGGGGAATGGATGTTTATTTTTCTCGCATTATAAAGAACCATTAGTGAGACAAAGAATTGTACAGGAGTTCTGATTCTGAAGATGTAAGTATATGAAGAAGCAAAATCTGTCTCAGATAAATATGTACCTTGGTGCTGAAtggtttaaaatgtattaactGTGGAaaacctatgtaggtatgtttatgtaaaacatactaggtacataagtacctgcaatattaattatttacggTTTTCCGCCTAAATGATTCAGGCAGTCAAGAATTCGTGTCATAATATTTCCCAAATGTATATGcctatattttcaaaatatacacaatttaaattatgtcATTGTCCTGAATGACTGTATCTAACCTACATAATAGCatgtaaattatgtaaatacgtAACATGGTGTTGGTGGGAAAACAAACTTGAAAGTTATTGTTCTGTTTTGAACTACCTAATTAGTGCGTGTCTGAGGCTTGTTAAAAAGGTAATAATCAGAGCAAATGATAGATTGTCATTGTGGGCTGGCGACACTGCGCCGGCGCAGATAAAAATTATCAGCACTGTCGAAGAGCCGAGGCAAAAGGCCACGCAAGGCCAAAAGAAAAATATGCGGAATTTCACCTTACATATGCATAGATTTATAGAGAGAGATACCACAAATGGAGCAAGATTTGTTTCCTAGATAACACCTGCTGATTAATCTTAATGTCAAGAAAGGCAAAACACAACCAACACAATATAAAAGTCACCGCTTTGTAGCTTTATCATAATCTTTTTTATCAGTCAACACCACAGGCCTCTCCTTCACATTCATGTTTCTACAGTATTAACTTAAAATATCTTCTTTTTCTAGTGCCGTCCGTCTCCTAGCGAAGGTTGGCAATCATCCTGCTGATTTCCGTCTTGGAGGCCGCCGCAATGAACAATTCTCCAGTGCTCAGCTGGAACCACTGGCTAAAATTTTGCAGCCATGATGCaacttaaaatatacaataacaaAAACCAACTCACTTCTAAAGGTCCCGACTATAGCCCCCGCGACAATTCCATCACAGCTGGCCGTGATCATCACCACGATGTCCCCGCTGGCGTCCCTCATCGCCGAGTACTCCTTGTAGCATCCCCCCACTGTCTCATTGCAGCGCACCCACACGTCTCTGAACTGAGAGTCTTTGCTCTTCAGTGCTGTGGCATTAAACGGCGTGAAGAGCAAATCTTGGCAGTCCTGGCAGCGTTCTTCAGAAGGGAACTGAAGACAGGAGTCGCAGTACGAGTTGATGTGCTGGCAGAGGTCCACGCAGTTGTTCTCTCGCTCGAAGTACTGCGAGCCGGGCCGGTCCGTGTAGCACTGGCAGGTCTGGCACGGACCGCCGCAGTAGCCGTTGCCTGAACAGTCCAGCTGAGCAGAGAAGTGTTGGTTAGTTACGGGGAGTTAGAGTGGTTGTTTGTGAAAGGCTTACGGGATAAAGTAGAATGTTGGatgtttttagtaattttgcAAGTCGAAGAGGCAAGTGGCAATCAAGTTTATGGTACAAAGTGAACAAGGGGCTTTTGAGTTAAGGCCTTGTAATGCCCACGTTCCCTGGGTTCTTTACAACTATTTAGtacctaatacataataaGAATATCTTACATTGTTGATGGGGCTCATGCAGGACACGTCTCCGCGGTCGTGGCCGCAGTCAGACTCCTCACAGAATTCACCCTTCCTAATgaaataacataacataataaatgaaatgacaaTCAAATTCCAACCATTATTAACGGTACTAAATAAGCAGTGGTGGTGTAGCTGCTAGCTGATATCATTTAGTATTCATACGATGTGTCATCGTTATTGATACTACTAGGCTAAAGTGCAGACAAAATCAATAATTCAGTAGCCATTAAAGGGCACGGGCAGGATATCCTAATGTTAATTTGTGCGATAGACTcctaagtatacctaagtCCTTAAATTTTGGCGACAAATTAGCATTGATTGATCTTATCTTTTCCTTTAGCTAAGTGGATATTAATTTGTCATTCCGTAAATAATTTTCTATCCATTAGCGAAATCGGGCCGAGTTGTCCTCGGCTTTCTAATTGAAAAAACAAACTGTCTGTTTGAAAAATTAATGTAGTTTTTAATGACCCTTCCATTACTTGGAAAGTGGGCCTCTCATGGGCTGCCAGTAATTATCTTTGCAGAGTATAATGAGCACCACAATGCTTCTGTTGTTCCTAATTATGCAATCTTTATGATTTCGGTTTTAATTGCGATATTCGTTCGCCCTGCGCCCTATAGTTACTACTTAAAGCACATTTAGTGTTGCTTTATGATGATCTAAGTGAGCATTTCATATTTATACTGCTGATGAAATAATTTGCGGAGAGCGTGGTAAACTTACCAGTCCTTATAACACGAGCAAGCGCCGCAGCTGTAGTCCCCGTGCGAGTTGCAGATTGTGGCGCTGAGCTCAGGCAGCTTCTTACTGCACTCACAGGCACAAGGCACGTGGTACTTCAGCTCAACAGCTTCCTCTATGCTCTCGAAAGTTATGCGCGCATTGATGTACTCTGACGAGCCAGCATTAGATGTACAGAAGTCCTTCCCAGGTCTTACGTCAATGGACACCGTGCAATTATTCTCATCGCATTGTGTCGACGTTTGCAACGTTATGTCTTGGTTTTGAGTGGTATTCTTGATTACTATATTAGCCTGTTGGGAGTAATTGCGGCTCGTTAAAAATGGTTGTAAAAAGGCACGATTAAAGTAGCATTAGGTGGTCTATTCAGAACGTTTAGTAAACAAGCCCTTTTGTTTTGCAACGCGTTTATGTTTAACACAAACAGTTACAAGGATTGATTGAGGAAGCGTACCTTTTGCTCCAAGGAAGATGAGTAATGGACGAGTTTCCTGTTGGTGGCTCCGACACGTGCGTTGGTCTCGAAGCTCACAGCACTCAGGATTGTTCCTGGGACTGTCAGATCCGGGACAGAGTCGAGGGTCTCCAGGTCACGTGGGCACCAGCTGTCGGCTTGCAGGGAGCAGTGAGGGGTGCCCTGTGAACAAATGAGGTCAGCTTAAACATGGGAACTTTTTCTGTGACGCAAATAAATTGCGAATATCGTGGGATGCAATTCGCATCGTGCGTATGTATGCACATTAATTAATGGTTACATAAATTACTTGTTGTATCGAGCTTTCGTAAGACCAGAAGGTTTTGCTATCTAATTAACTGGTACCTTAGTGTTACTATCATAAACGACATGCCTACCAAGTTTTTTTCACAACATTAACAAAGGCCTATCacacgtaggtaggtacttgttgGAATCTAGTAATATTCAAGGAATGGCTTCATGCAATGCAGATTATGGCACGCATCCATACATGGATATTGCAGGAGCTGCTCGCACTGCTAGACGTCCAATTAGATAAATTGCGACACTAAATGATGCGGTCAGATTGCAGCCGACTGTGACAAGGGTTACCAGCTTCTAATTAAACTAAAGCTTAAAGTTCAAGTTTAAGCTCAAGTTCAACTAAAAGTTGCGATAAATTCTAATTTCTATCTAACAATAGAAATGATTTCTGTGATTcggttttatttattgctttatAATGAATTGAACacctatacaataaaaaaaacgtacCTATTTCGGAataaatcatacataaaatttgTCGTCAGTTATATAGCGAGAAACATCGCAGCAAATTGTTCACGGACAATCTAGAAAACATTGTTAAGCATTCTTTTGATCCGTATTTTCCCTATGAATCGGCGAAAACATCGTTGACATGGCAACCCAGGCTTCTAGCAGCAGTGAGTGTGGCTACCGCGGCGCCAAGCGACGGCTTACAAGACTTGGATTAATGAAATGACTGGAGACGGCGGCGAGCTCGTAATAGTCGTAATACGAACGTGTGCAGTGCAGATTATGCCTTCCATATCCTTTGTGCGTGATATtgactaagtacctacctacctacatccATTGGCTCATTGGCTACAGCAGGCGAGATAATTATCGTAAACTTGTAATTAAAAACgatactttatttatagttcCTGTTACGGGATAAATAAGTCGGATCGCTTGAGGAGCCGAGGCTACGACAACCGCTCTGGGGCATACCTGATGCAAAGAATATCCCTGGCTGTGCAGCGAGGCAATGCTGCGAGCATCATGGGAACATTTTCGTCAGTTATGTCTCGGGGCGGTTTATTCACTTAATATCTAAGCCTcgttagttttattttcttttattgttgtaattattttaatattaaacgTTTTTCcatttggaaaaaaaaataaataaataaataagttaaatttcatatttaaaatCGTCTCAATAATCTTCTTATGTTGCCTAGTAGCTTGAAAGTGGCGTAAGCTGTCCATTTGCATACAGAGGCTTGATCAGTATTATTAAAACTTCTTGAGCTCGTATATTATACAAATCCAACTCTCTTAAAAAAATCTCTTTGAGAGTAtggttttattaattatgcaaaataatgtttttgcaGAGTACTTATTAGATTAGAAATACGAATGATTAAACGTTTCTAAGAGCAATCCTACGATCTGATGGGTACTTTACTACGTAAGTACGAtgacattatttaaaaactcaaAGACCGTTATAAAAGCTCACTCAATTCAGAAATCCAGACTTGCATAAGCTCTTAACCTTAGCTCCAGTGCTTTTGTACCATTTGAGAGTAACAATTTATCACGAAGACTCAAGTTAAATCTGTCCGTCTGACTTGCAGCTAATGGTTTCGAAAGTGCCTAAGTATATAAGACCCACCCCGTAGGTTTTGTATTGAAATCAGTGAGTGGGACGAGACACAATCACTAGGCGGAGTGGAGACTGCGATAAAGAACAAGGATGTATGTAGATGAGACTGATGGGAATTTTATGCAGGATAATACGCATCTTTATTGAGCATTCGCTTGTTTTTCTTCTTCACTGTATAATGATTTGACAATAACATTATCCATTGACAGTGTTTTTTCTATTCGCAATCGTAAGTGAAAGTGGCTATTTACAAGGTTCCTGAAAGAGTAACTAAGAGGggaggtaaataaataatgaatcaACGCTGGGATTatattagtaagtacatacataatatactctAAGGTACAAacatatagttttttttgtctatggtacatacctactatctAAAGCATACCTATGGTATGATGGTATTCTTGTTTTAAGAAGGATAATCCGTATACGACTGTGGAATCTTGTTGAATATTTACTCATGCTCCTTTTATGGTTGGCATAATAAAAACATGCTACGGATTTATATGCTAAGATACTCGTACATGTCGGTAATGTACATATGGCGCCAACAGTATGTATCACATCTAGAATAGGTACCTTTGTATTGCAAGGTAAAAATTGTTGAATATTTGAATACCTTCATTAGAATAGCTGAATACTGAAAATATGCACTTATCGATGAAGGAAGTGTTGAACAACAAGTCCACCGACTAGGCCACATCATTGTCATCAGTATCACCAATACCACCTGAAGTAATCGTTACAGCTTAGGCCACACCACTTCGGCCTCACATCAGCCCAAATACGCCAAACAACACGAAATTGGAGTAAACATCAACAACAAAAGACAGGGAAGGAATGCCACATCTACAGTGTGACCTATTCATGGGCTAACACCAGTAATACATAGTAAAGATGATGAGAACGGCTCTCCCGCGGGGCGCGTGGGCGTGAGTCGCTGCCCTGTTGCGACAGCAGCGCCGCGGCGGCCGGCAGGGGAAATGTAGCACGAACAGATTTATGTCACCGGTTTTACGTAATTAAGCTGCGAGcccgggggtcactctatactgacggaaaactaacgaacgagagctgtctaATAGAGCCATTCCTCTATCCGGCGctattgtgcaatataataaaactttGTTTTGGACAGCTGACAGAGATTTTTTAACCAGTCTCAAGTTTTTAGTACCATAGGTGCACAGCGGTTATTATTATACACAATGGTACATTAATAACGAAGTGAATCAACCTGGAATCAACACAATGATCAAAAGTTGATTGATTCAATGAACTGTTGACTTCGGCGAAACATGTTGAATATTACGAGTAGCTATACCTAGATGTTAAAcctattgttttaaattatagaTCAATTGAACTCTTTAATTAAACAATGATTATGAAAAATGGATCATAAAACAAAACTGTGTAGGGGTGATTTTTAAATGGCAGTATTTTGAAATAGCAACATTCATCATTAtagtgttttttattaaaagtttaaatgagCCCGCATCTGGGTTTAGAACATGACACTTTTCTGACTCACATGACACAGGTTGACAGGTTCTTTGAATAGAatattatagtgccacaatcttatctgttccggtgacgaCGTCGCTGTGATCAAATCCAGTGttgccatcgattaaattttacctatttgtggtttaaacgacaatgcatttctgctttacctattgttataatttggtacattcataagtatagataaatcaaaatatagggtcgatagtaaatgaaagatgatatatcaaacgacatttgttgtatagaaaatttgtccacggcgaacagaaataaaatttgttcTGATTAGgttctgatataggagattaaatctagattacaatggtataggtcataggtaatatctgtgggtcgtgggaataacgagatagatagatttaaaaacctactaattattatttttgaacactttattttacatttcctaaagtaacaagaaacaagagcataaaattaaaagaaattcacacaatgtacaaaggctaattgccaaaaagcaatttcttccagccaacccttgatagGTTGAGAGAACATGTCattaattatcattatttcgtctacaatcgctgcaggtgcgcgaaattcttcttggtatactgcctaatATTTAAAGTGTCATGTCAtgtcctcacacctgtaaccaaagaaaaataaagattatatacttttcatcacgacccatccccatcccgtccccacggctggggcacgggtctctcgagaaaatattaataaaattacatggagtatatgggtaaaattattcgtcatatttggcaacactaacctgtaccCGCttcaactcgttcttccaatttttcaaacggaattaaaggcgcctgaatacgttattcttcctacatgaaagccaatatatctagtattacttttcttgcatcacattttagcgcttttggcattatttcacccagaaaatcacaaaacaaattaaataacgtagcgtcagcctcttcgcagaaattgacaactcaaataacgcacagagtatgaaatgacgtttgacaatgacgtctcgttgttgcacattttgaccaccggaacagataagattgtggcactatatcaAATATTATAGTCACACAGATGACTGTTGGTGCTTTTATGATCTATTTTACAGAGTTCtctaaaaataatgtataaaacataatgtataaaatttcatgtcaaagtaggtatatgaaaaAGTAACGTTCTTAGATTCATCGATAAATCTTTGATTTACTTAGAGGTAATTGTACCATTCTCATTGGAGAATGATGATAAGAATACTGTCGAACAATTAAGATTTAAGAAACctcatatattatatattatattataagagtttcgtacctacatatagacatacaaatacctacaatcATCAAACTTGTATCACCCCTCTTTGAGTAGTTATATCCTACTAACTTACAATATTGATTCTCTCTATGATTGTAACAGACCAGTGTTAATTTTGTCGAACTTCTTCAGGTCATTGTCGTTGgccataggtacctactaattacATTAGGTTGCAtcctacttattataattataacatatttttatatgcttaatcttttattttttatttattatattataaagtaatagttaaaaatattataacgttagatttaaatacgcaataaaaaaaattgagtcAAAACGCATTActtattaagttttattaagtatgtagtcaCTGACTACTGCATGAATAGATATGATTGAAATATTGTTAGCTATGGTTAAAATGTGAATGCGAGTCAAACCTAGAGACCAAAGAACGTTCAAGTGCTCTCAAAACACGTTTCTAACCATAGGAAGGGAAATATGAGAAAATGCGTGGGTAGTTTTATACGATGGGCCCGGACCGGTTCGCATTGCGCGATTGGGCTCAGAACCCAAGTAATAGCTAGTCCGATCAACACTTTCAATGGTGCTAAATGAACTAGGAGTCTAGCAGTGGACCTATTTACCGAACATAACTAGTTAATCCGAATTGACCTATTAACATAAACCATACCTCTATACGTATGATTGTCGAATGCATGACTAATGCTTTTGAAACAGATAATATTGgttataaaaagttttatgaATGTCAACAAAAAGCTGTTAAAAACCTCATTTCATTCGCTCCAAAAGGCCATATTCATAGTGCACCCTGCAATCTCGGTGACAGGCCTTAAAGCGCGGAGATTTATCCGACGGGGAAAGGTCAGATGGGTTTAAGGCGGAGGGTACAGCTGACAAGCGCCCTTTGTTCCAAAGGTGCTGTTACGCAAACCCTGTAAAGTTTAAAGAAGTGAGATGTTTTTTACGCTTCTCGTGTTAATCATATATAAAACGTGTTAATGGGTAAGTGGGGCAGCAGTTAATGGCTGCGATTGATGTGCAACTGCAGCTCATTACTCTCGTCAACACTGTTTGGGCAGATTCTGTTTCATTACTCGCCTTTTTACGTGAAATGTGACTGTGGGTTTTCGCGTAATGTCGATTTAATGTATGGTTGAGGTTCAGTTTAAAGGAGGGAGTCTCTTGAGTCAATGTCGTGCAACTTCAAgtgaaattgttattgtttcaagtttttttcaatgtccttTATGATGACTTTAAAAATGTTACGCAAATGTACGACTACTTGTAAAATATAAACGATGCATTCCAAATATTCGATTAGGCAGCATATCCATCAAGTTGGACGTTTTATCTATAACTGAGCATAACAAGTTCTGTAACGAATATAGTAATTAAACTATTCGTAATTCAAAACGCCATTAACAATGTAATTAATCAAACTAGATTGACAGGTCTAAATACCATCACACAATCAATACACAATAcattgaaataatataaaagtgTCATTTTGGgtccattttatttaaataaatgtacataagATACACTTATATGTACATTTTTTATATCCAGCAAGATGCTTGGATCTGCAACGCTCAAAAGAGCATCAAGTCAAGTGTCATATAATTTGACTCCGCCGTAATGTGGGTACTTACAAgtggtataaatataaataatacgaGATCCGATGACATTCACCCGAAAACAGACGCCGTGGATTAATTACTTACTCAATGCGACGAGCAAAAGTTCACAAAATGAGAAATCGATCCGTCATGTCATGGCCGATTCTTTCAACATTCCCTACTGGATCGTGAAAAGTCACTGAGAAAATATCATAATGTAGGTAAAATCCTGAAATTATTTACGTAATATAAGAAATTCATGGATTTGCGCTCTAGAAGACAGCAGTTAAATTGTAAACATAAATGCTGGTAGATAGctttaggtataggtatatgagaactgaaataaattaaatccaGACCagcaatattatattataatttcctacataagtacataatacatattagaCTCGATGTTTTAGCCATACTAAGCGGGGGCCTATGCCCACCTGTGTCCAACGCGCACATTATAATACGGATTAGCAATTTGCGGTAAAAATAATCCTATTTGACCTGTCTAATATGTTTGGTCGACGAACTTGTAGGGCTTCAAAGGTTCCTTTACTGTCAATCAACAAGATttacgtatttatttattatttttataattatttgtgcCTTTACATAAAAGGGCAAGGTTTTTATACTTGCTCGCTGCAGTGGAGGCGTAAAATTTTAGTGCCTCGTAAGAGTACACTTGACAACTGCTTTTTTCCTTCGCTGATCGTTTTATGCAGTGATTGATTGCAGCCCCGCACAGGTGTATATTGGCTTAATAGCTCATGCATGTTGACATTTTTTATCAGAACTCAGGGCCTCTGACGTAGTTGTTGAGTGTTGACTAAGTAATGtatgatataaatattttggaaattaagcgaacataaacataaatatatatttatacgatggacgaccgaat
This is a stretch of genomic DNA from Plutella xylostella chromosome 4, ilPluXylo3.1, whole genome shotgun sequence. It encodes these proteins:
- the LOC105397936 gene encoding integrin beta-1, whose amino-acid sequence is MARVLLFAVVLLSVHQVFGRDCSNVNSIVNCNECIRCGGYWCNKPEPGTPHCSLQADSWCPRDLETLDSVPDLTVPGTILSAVSFETNARVGATNRKLVHYSSSLEQKANIVIKNTTQNQDITLQTSTQCDENNCTVSIDVRPGKDFCTSNAGSSEYINARITFESIEEAVELKYHVPCACECSKKLPELSATICNSHGDYSCGACSCYKDWKGEFCEESDCGHDRGDVSCMSPINNLDCSGNGYCGGPCQTCQCYTDRPGSQYFERENNCVDLCQHINSYCDSCLQFPSEERCQDCQDLLFTPFNATALKSKDSQFRDVWVRCNETVGGCYKEYSAMRDASGDIVVMITASCDGIVAGAIVGTFRITIPVILGIIGFVAATAAAAGYLAYRARAPPLPLMDPQYTNIGAEDCTGVNPLYKPPTSSFINPTYRK